A DNA window from Acropora palmata chromosome 12, jaAcrPala1.3, whole genome shotgun sequence contains the following coding sequences:
- the LOC141859859 gene encoding uncharacterized protein LOC141859859, producing MKMFLFFALCIGFAASFDLEQIQFSNEDIELLKQLIVTAADDGCSCQTSPIPQCGCCFDFKLEGDHSFCANISYIKGQKALQFSATMDGKVLFNASISAVNPPPFCQGLKPLAYICVKLSNMSYGDEEKWGGCLEVYGGVVVQILDIKLGCHYLPVYTDEDTRVTAEKPAMLSEADRFKDSYQSYLKAIQHRYGNKKFQPRHEKKSGISLDQILLKNHLGEGNGIEIPDFN from the exons atgaaaatgtttctttttttcgcgCTTTGTATTGGTTTTGCTGCATCATTTGATCTAGAGCAGatccaattttcaaatgaag ACATAGAGCTTTTGAAACAACTCATTGTCACTGCTGCTGATGATGGCTGCTCATGCCAGACGTCACCAATCCCACAGTGCGGctgttgttttgatttcaaattagAAGGAGACCATTCTT TTTGTGCAAACATCTCCTACATAAAAGGCCAAAAA gcatTACAATTTTCTGCGACTATGGATGGAAAAGTTCTTTTTAATGCTTCCATCTCAG CAGTAAACCCGCCACCTTTTTGTCAGGGGCTAAAACCTCTCGCCTACATTTGTGTGAAGCTCAGCAACATGTCTTATGGTGATGAAGAGAAGTGGGGAGGGTGCCTTGAGGTCTATGGGGGAGTTGTGGTACAAATTCTGGACATCAAATTGGGCTGCCATTATTTGCCTGTCTACACAGATGAG GACACACGGGTCACAGCCGAAAAACCAGCGATGCTATCAGAGGCAGATCGTTTCAAGGATTCTTACCAGAGCTACCTGAAGGCGATTCAGCATCGCTATGGCAACAAAAAATTCCAACCTCGTCATGAAAAGAAGAGTGGAATCTCATTGGATCAGATTTTACTCAAAAACCATCTTGGCGAAGGAAATGGGATTGAAATTCCTGATTTTAACTAA
- the LOC141859860 gene encoding coiled-coil domain-containing protein 43-like, whose product MADSTSDISDGCEEFKDWLSSRLKTLGLDEDVFGNYVTGVLDSEDTDEERKDALIGILDGMTEYPLEDLCSEVLNRWKSSRAEIIKKRVLLKEQKEAEKQNKLAEIMEKQASVVCTIKPAQEKSDDNIKKMLVAQYGHASDEEIFDGSDDEQVSSSSKDSGMFKNMNAQLVADQEKEKRERMKQENNQRKQQIREAQEKQKQKAEERKEKEKKRTQKGERRTR is encoded by the exons atggcggacagCACTTCTGATATTTCTGATGGATGCGAAGAGTTCAAAGATTGGCTTAGTTCTCGACTGAAAACGTTAGGACTAGATGAAGATGTTTTTGGAAATTATGTTACAGGAGTTTTGGATTCAGAGGATACCGATGAAGAACGTAAAGATGCGTTGATAGGCATACTGGATGGAATGACG GAATATCCTTTGGAAGATCTTTGTAGCGAGGTTCTTAACAGATGGAAATCATCAAGGGCAGAGATCATAAAGAAGAGGGTACTGTTAAAAG AACAGAAAGAAGCTGAGAAACAAAATAAGTTGGCAGAAATCATGGAAAAGCAAGCTTCTGTGGTCTGCACTATAAAACCTGCCCAAGAGAAGTCTGATGacaacatcaagaaaatgctGGTAGCACAATATGGTCATGCATCCGATGAAGAAATCTTT gatggCAGTGATGATGAGCAAGTTTCATCCTCAAGTAAAGATTCTG GAATGTTCAAAAATATGAATGCACAGTTAGTGGCAGATCAAGAGAAGGAGAAAAGAGAGAGAATGAAACAGGAAAATAATCAGAGGAAGCAACAAATAAGAGAAGCACAAGAAAAACAGAAGCAGAAAGCTGaggaaaggaaggaaaaagaaaagaaacgaacACAAAAAGGAGAGAGGAGAACAAGATGA
- the LOC141859858 gene encoding stromal cell-derived factor 2-like produces the protein MLARPCSFIMAANEDRFFNILQTSRSRTIVKYTYLLVTLIVFLTSPLLVSSKDFKYVTCGSVLKLLNPKHNVRLHSHEVKYGSGSGQQSVTGVENADDGNSYWVIRGKTDAPCKRGNPIKCGSTLRLQHLATKRNLHSHYFQSPISHNQEVSAFGENGQGDEGDHWSVVCKSKFWERQDKVRFKHSATKVYLHITGEQFGRPIQGQREVSGYSYPETGNEWKAMEGIYVKPSSD, from the exons ATGCTTGCACGTCCATGCAGTTTTATCATGGCCGCAAATGAAGATagatttttcaacattttgcaGACATCAAGATCAAGAACAATCGTCAAATACACGTATTTATTAGTCACCTTAATAGTGTTTCTGACTAGCCCACTTTTAGTAAGTTCCAAAG ATTTTAAATATGTCACTTGTGGGAGCGTCTTGAAACTGTTAAATCCGAAGCATAACGTTCGATTACATTCGCATGAAGTAAAGTATGGTTCTGGAAGTGGCCAACAG TCTGTTACAGGTGTAGAAAATGCTGATGATGGGAATAGTTACTGGGTTATTCGAGGCAAAACAGATGCGCCTTGCAAACGAGG GAACCCTATTAAATGTGGGAGTACATTGAGATTACAACACTTGGCTACCAAACGCAATCTTCATAGTCACTACTTTCAGTCACCAATATCCCACAACCAGGAAGTTAGtgcatttggtgaaaatggACAAGGTGATGAAGGTGACCACTGGTCTGTAGTGTGTAAATCAAAGTTTTGGGAAAGGCAAGATAAAGTCAGATTCAAACACTCTGCAACAAAAGT ATATTTGCACATTACTGGAGAGCAGTTTGGCCGCCCTATACAGGGCCAAAGAGAAGTCAGCGGGTATTCTTATCCAGAGACTGGAAATGAATGGAAAGCAATG gAGGGCATTTATGTCAAACCTTCGTCAGATTAA
- the LOC141859856 gene encoding protein IMPACT-B-like, producing MQLLLGGCLINLMENITEQIEEIEVLSAIYGHDFQVVDEAKRIYKIHVPHRYDSWWSVTLRVVLPPEYPSKTHPVFEIHSAWMSEADEIEMSDLLYTISHDHQGEIVLYQWVEALRTFIDNKVGDQGEGEVPPPSSHLGKREHLSVTFPVDVNKCDNEESAICNIALESLAVVDPEDNAFKHLQVSESEEKPEIIHGEPFTDRKSTFQAHVAHVITKEQVKQVMEELRQNRKVSNAAHNVMAYRIFCEDRKSFLQDCNDDGEALAGGKLLHLLQIVEARNVIVVVTRWFGGTLLGPDRFKHYNNCARDVMKMAGFVDTSNPNNMKESKSKSRFKSGKKH from the exons ATGCAACTGTTACTTGGGGGTTGCTTGATAAACTTGATGGAGAACATCACAGAACAGATCGAAGAAATAGAAGTTTTATCTGCTATTTACGGCCATGATTTCCAGGTAGTCGATGAGGCGAAGAGAATCTACAAAATCCACGTTCCTCATAGGTATGATTCGTGGTGGTCTGTAACTCTGCGAGTAGTTTTACCTCCGGAATATCCATCAAAAACGCATCCTGTTTTTGAGATCCACTCTGCTTGGATGAGTGAAGCTGATGAGATCGAAATGTCGGATTTGCTGTACACAATTTCTCACGATCACCAAGGAGAAATTGTGCTGTATCAGTGGGTGGAAGCTTTGAGGACATTTATTGATAACAAAGTTGGAGATCAAGGAGAAGGCGAAGTTCCACCACCAAGCAGTCATTTAG GCAAGAGAGAGCACTTGTCTGTAACTTTTCCAGTTGATGTAAACAAATGTGATAATGAAGAATCTGCGATTTGTAACATTGCTTTGGAATCATTGGCTGTGGTGGATCCAGAAGATAATGCATTCAAGCATCTTCAGGTTTCAGAATCAGAGGAAAAGCCTGAGATTATTCATGGCGAACCTTTCACAGACAGAAAAAGTACCTTTCAAGCTCACGTTGCACATGTCATAACTAAAGAACAAGTTAAACAAGTTATGGAGGAACTAAGACAAAACAGGAAAGTAAGCAATGCCGCTCATAATGTGATGGCTTATAGAATTTTTTGTGAGGACCGAAAATCTTTCCTCCAAGATTGTAATGATGATGGCGAAGCCTTGGCTGGCGGAAAGTTGCTTCATCTCTTGCAAATTGTTGAAGCAAGAAATGTTATTGTTGTAGTGACACGATGGTTTGGAGGGACCTTGTTAGGTCCTGATCGATTCAAGCATTACAACAACTGTGCAAGGGATGTCATGAAAATGGCTGGGTTTGTGGACACTAGTAATCCTAATAATATGAAAGaatcaaaaagcaaaagtagATTTAAGAGTGGCAAGAAACATTAA